The sequence ATCGCCGCCGCCATCGCGGTCGAAGAGGGCATAGGCACGCTCACCGATGGCCACATGAAAGTCATTCGCTACCTGCGTGAGCAGCAATCGAAAGGGGCCGCCCTCACCATTCGCAGCATGGGGAAAAGCGGTGTCGTGACGACAAAAGAGCTCTATGACCTCTTCCCCGGCGGTCCTCTGAAGAAGTCCTCCAAGATCGCAGGCATTCCCAAGCCTGTCGGCTGCATCTAACCAACCAAGAACACAGAATCACGAACCAAGAAGTTTATGTCTGACGAAAAACAACCTGTGAAAAAAATGTCCATCATCGTGAGCCGTGGTTCA is a genomic window of Verrucomicrobiaceae bacterium containing:
- a CDS encoding TusE/DsrC/DsvC family sulfur relay protein, which encodes MKKNIAGTEIDVNEEGYLTDMSQWSETIAAAIAVEEGIGTLTDGHMKVIRYLREQQSKGAALTIRSMGKSGVVTTKELYDLFPGGPLKKSSKIAGIPKPVGCI